One Endozoicomonas gorgoniicola DNA window includes the following coding sequences:
- the gmtZ gene encoding gamma-mobile-trio integrase GmtZ, with translation MSRKRIDNRTTDLSCSWLTKKYGKEWELWREYAENWLHSIKLGLTPRLQSVVWFLETYIVKQELSSEPLLFLNGDCYLPKLFPIIEQGVKSNGKYTRNNQIVEFIDWVIVNYFSEPDDNGKPIALFQNPFTYISEKGYRSETVYNPIPYRYIKELRSILCPDPNGHFSNWTWAQEQSGKNVTGNLGDWYEVTKNLIDTNDPDCVWRKIVVEQGQYYSRNGKRYRVKRKNGLEIYQMWSPVRPMILFIKLHLPLRTYQVRMLDSGEADTWRYLNGTFKLNKQNSFVLGSKKNPYSKGVFRRLISPDTGNCHTALYINTNKTADQNKAAIDRGYTIPWEHEQVLYWLEKLRNWQEKYNPIESPTPWSCLQKKHTSELKSEALLEEIGKTCFLFRNASATISEDKMKPLCANNEANLWYRLLFTLESTVKKRNGEALLRFVKPYGGNIPISQRYSTEFPLHSLRVSLLTHYAMDGEVPIPVLSKLVAGHSRLIMTLYYIKISPAVMRQKMDEAESKIEAEELRQLSNFLTDATIQQIKEKAIFRDYTSLEMVLVNRNPAGWEQRHIGLCLAGGNTVKSDETNLLAGCWNGGECKNPSARPRSQVYDPVPHGPENCCRCRWFITDSAYLDALRGHFNNLSYHASLAAKLAIEAEQIMECLEDERSSAEDASMPFRKQSELQQAQRRYEKQLVEADEYAKDMRACFTLIHRIINLEESRKANDNKQKLVAVGKLHDIYQPIALLETQSELLQLSGICEDAEVYPELADDLRKTPAIEKRSNFLDSALIREGYQPIFITLNEKMQLMVGNSLMRIMAKQACPDDWQLSGMKTVCSIIEAKQSLYEAGFLNVGIEALEKSCNKTMFFLRDIISNNHSSLCTDYDDVYS, from the coding sequence ACGCCAAGGCTTCAGTCAGTAGTGTGGTTTCTAGAAACCTACATAGTAAAACAAGAGCTCTCATCAGAACCACTGCTTTTTTTAAATGGCGACTGTTATCTACCAAAGCTTTTTCCCATTATTGAGCAAGGAGTAAAATCTAATGGTAAGTACACTCGAAATAATCAAATAGTTGAATTTATTGACTGGGTTATTGTTAATTATTTCAGCGAGCCAGATGACAACGGAAAACCAATAGCTTTATTCCAAAACCCTTTCACTTATATTAGTGAGAAAGGATATCGAAGTGAAACGGTTTATAATCCAATTCCATATCGTTATATTAAAGAGTTAAGATCAATTTTATGTCCAGATCCTAATGGGCATTTTAGCAATTGGACCTGGGCTCAAGAGCAGTCTGGAAAAAATGTCACCGGGAATCTTGGAGATTGGTACGAAGTGACTAAAAACCTTATCGATACAAATGATCCAGATTGTGTATGGAGGAAAATAGTAGTCGAGCAGGGGCAATATTACAGTAGAAATGGAAAGCGTTATAGAGTAAAGAGAAAGAATGGTTTAGAAATCTATCAGATGTGGTCTCCTGTTAGGCCTATGATTTTATTTATCAAGTTACATTTACCATTAAGGACTTATCAAGTTCGAATGCTTGATTCTGGTGAAGCAGATACTTGGCGTTATCTGAATGGAACTTTTAAATTAAATAAACAAAACAGTTTTGTTTTGGGTTCAAAAAAAAATCCATATTCAAAAGGTGTATTTAGACGTCTTATATCCCCCGATACAGGTAATTGTCATACAGCCTTATATATCAATACCAATAAAACCGCAGACCAAAACAAAGCGGCGATTGATCGGGGTTATACTATACCATGGGAACATGAGCAGGTTTTGTATTGGCTAGAAAAACTTCGTAACTGGCAAGAAAAGTATAATCCTATAGAGTCCCCTACACCTTGGTCATGTCTTCAAAAAAAACATACAAGTGAATTAAAGTCCGAAGCACTTTTGGAAGAAATTGGTAAAACTTGTTTCTTATTTAGAAATGCGAGTGCAACAATAAGTGAAGATAAAATGAAGCCGTTGTGTGCCAACAACGAAGCTAACTTATGGTACAGATTATTATTTACTTTGGAAAGTACAGTAAAAAAAAGGAATGGAGAGGCTTTATTGAGATTCGTCAAACCTTATGGCGGGAACATTCCGATAAGCCAGAGGTATTCAACCGAATTTCCTCTTCATAGTTTAAGAGTTAGTTTACTTACTCATTATGCAATGGATGGTGAAGTTCCTATCCCTGTGCTGTCAAAATTAGTTGCTGGACATAGCCGCTTGATAATGACCTTATATTATATAAAGATATCTCCTGCTGTAATGAGACAGAAAATGGATGAGGCTGAATCAAAAATAGAAGCTGAAGAATTACGACAGCTTAGCAATTTCTTAACAGATGCAACAATTCAGCAAATCAAGGAAAAAGCAATTTTCAGAGATTATACAAGCCTTGAAATGGTTCTTGTAAACAGAAATCCAGCAGGCTGGGAACAACGGCATATAGGTTTATGTTTGGCAGGTGGTAACACAGTTAAGTCAGATGAAACAAATCTTCTAGCTGGTTGCTGGAATGGTGGAGAATGTAAAAACCCATCAGCAAGACCACGCTCTCAAGTTTACGATCCTGTTCCTCACGGACCAGAAAACTGCTGCAGGTGTCGTTGGTTTATAACCGACTCAGCATATTTAGATGCACTCAGAGGACACTTTAACAATCTAAGTTATCATGCGTCCTTAGCTGCTAAATTAGCTATTGAAGCTGAGCAAATTATGGAATGCTTAGAAGATGAGCGATCTTCAGCAGAAGATGCCAGCATGCCCTTTAGAAAACAATCGGAACTTCAACAGGCTCAACGTCGTTATGAAAAACAACTCGTAGAAGCTGATGAATATGCTAAAGATATGCGTGCATGCTTTACTTTGATTCATCGGATTATCAATTTAGAAGAAAGTAGAAAAGCTAACGATAATAAACAGAAATTAGTTGCAGTAGGAAAATTGCATGATATCTATCAACCAATTGCATTACTGGAAACCCAATCGGAACTGTTGCAACTTTCTGGAATCTGTGAAGATGCAGAAGTTTATCCTGAGTTAGCTGATGATCTAAGAAAAACTCCAGCAATTGAAAAAAGGTCTAATTTTTTAGACTCAGCGTTAATTCGTGAAGGTTATCAACCAATCTTTATAACATTAAATGAAAAAATGCAACTTATGGTTGGCAACTCTTTAATGAGAATAATGGCAAAGCAAGCTTGCCCTGATGACTGGCAACTATCAGGAATGAAGACAGTATGCAGCATAATAGAGGCAAAACAGTCGCTTTACGAAGCCGGTTTTTTAAATGTTGGCATAGAGGCATTAGAGAAGTCATGCAATAAAACAATGTTCTTTTTGAGAGACATAATATCAAATAATCATTCATCTCTTTGTACGGATTATGATGATGTCTATAGTTGA